The following are from one region of the Mycolicibacterium helvum genome:
- a CDS encoding response regulator transcription factor: MRRADGNPITVLVVDDETVLAEMVSMALRYEGWNIATAADGASAIAAARGSRPDAVVLDIMLPDMSGLDVLRKLREQNPQLPVLLLTAKDAIEDRIAGLTAGGDDYVTKPFSIEEVVLRLRALLRRTGVTTEDSGAQIVVGDLVLDEDSHEVTRAGEPVALTSTEFELLRFLMRNPKRVLSKAQILDRVWSYDFGGRSNIVELYISYLRKKIDSGREPMIHTLRGAGYVLKPAS; the protein is encoded by the coding sequence ATGCGGCGAGCCGACGGAAACCCGATCACAGTTCTTGTGGTCGACGACGAGACCGTGCTCGCCGAGATGGTGTCGATGGCCCTGCGGTACGAGGGCTGGAACATCGCCACCGCCGCCGATGGTGCGTCGGCGATCGCGGCTGCGCGCGGGTCACGCCCGGACGCGGTGGTGCTCGACATCATGCTGCCCGATATGAGCGGGCTGGACGTGCTGCGCAAGCTGCGTGAGCAGAACCCGCAGCTGCCGGTGCTCCTGCTGACCGCAAAGGATGCGATCGAGGACCGTATCGCCGGCCTGACCGCTGGCGGTGACGACTATGTCACCAAGCCGTTCTCCATCGAGGAGGTCGTGCTGCGGCTTCGGGCCCTGTTGCGCCGCACGGGTGTCACCACCGAGGACAGCGGCGCTCAGATTGTCGTCGGTGATCTAGTGCTCGATGAGGACAGCCACGAGGTGACTCGCGCCGGCGAACCGGTCGCGCTGACCTCGACCGAATTCGAGCTGCTCCGGTTCCTCATGCGCAATCCCAAGCGGGTGTTGTCGAAAGCTCAAATCCTGGACCGGGTTTGGAGCTACGACTTCGGCGGTCGCTCCAATATCGTCGAGCTCTACATCTCCTACCTGCGCAAGAAAATCGACAGCGGGCGCGAACCGATGATCCACACCTTGCGCGGCGCGGGCTATGTTCTCAAGCCTGCGAGCTAG
- a CDS encoding sensor histidine kinase, translated as MFSSLRASTWSLSARLLVGQVCLLAAVCVGIGAVTVLALHQYLIGEVDNQLRETAHRSAIMYGEPLPPLPPSMRDNRPPWPQPGPGPQFLDAPGQPIGMVAAVITNGSAAEAGVLGPGGVRAAVPPGALTQLVQNDGLRHPVTRNLDNLGAYRVIAVRSRLTGETLVIGLSMGNVNATLWRVALIFGVVTAVAMAVATTVGIWINRRALAPLTRVVATAGEVANLPLDRGEVQLPVRVSEPDANPYTEVGRLGLALNRMLDHISTALSTRQASESRVRQFVADASHELRTPLAAIRGYTELAQRKRDQVPDDVAHAMGRVESEAVRMTQLVEDLLLLARLDSGRPLEREPVDLSRLSADVTSDAHVAGPDHQWNLDVPTDPLYVTGDDARLHQVVANLLANARTHTPPGTSVTLSLHAEPDEAVLRVSDDGPGIPAELQSEVFERFARGDTSRSRKGGSTGLGLAIASAVVRAHSGSIELRSVPGWTEFTVRLPRAVES; from the coding sequence ATGTTCTCAAGCCTGCGAGCTAGCACCTGGTCGCTGAGTGCGCGGTTGCTCGTCGGTCAGGTCTGCCTGCTGGCGGCGGTCTGCGTCGGTATCGGCGCCGTGACGGTGCTTGCCCTGCACCAATACCTGATCGGCGAGGTCGACAACCAGCTTCGCGAGACCGCGCACCGGTCGGCCATCATGTACGGCGAACCCCTGCCTCCGCTGCCGCCGTCGATGCGGGACAACCGGCCGCCGTGGCCGCAGCCGGGGCCCGGCCCACAGTTCCTGGACGCGCCCGGCCAACCGATCGGAATGGTCGCCGCCGTCATCACCAACGGATCCGCGGCTGAGGCGGGAGTGCTCGGCCCGGGCGGCGTGCGTGCGGCGGTACCGCCCGGCGCGCTCACGCAACTGGTGCAGAACGACGGACTGCGCCACCCCGTCACTCGCAATCTTGACAATTTGGGTGCCTATCGGGTGATCGCGGTGCGCAGTCGGTTGACCGGCGAGACGCTGGTGATCGGGCTGAGCATGGGCAACGTCAACGCAACGCTGTGGCGGGTGGCGCTGATCTTCGGGGTGGTGACGGCAGTCGCAATGGCGGTGGCCACGACCGTGGGCATCTGGATCAACCGCCGCGCGCTGGCGCCGCTGACCCGGGTCGTGGCGACCGCGGGCGAGGTGGCGAATCTTCCGCTCGACCGCGGTGAAGTGCAGTTGCCGGTTCGGGTTTCCGAACCCGACGCGAATCCCTATACCGAGGTGGGCCGGCTGGGCCTGGCGCTGAACCGAATGCTCGACCACATCTCGACTGCACTGTCGACGCGGCAGGCCAGTGAGAGCCGGGTGCGCCAGTTCGTCGCCGACGCCAGCCACGAACTGCGCACCCCGCTGGCCGCGATCCGCGGTTACACCGAACTGGCGCAGCGGAAACGCGACCAGGTGCCCGACGACGTCGCGCATGCGATGGGCCGGGTGGAGTCCGAAGCCGTCCGAATGACGCAACTCGTTGAAGACCTGTTGCTGCTGGCGCGGTTGGATTCTGGCCGCCCGCTGGAACGTGAACCGGTCGACCTGTCGCGGCTGTCGGCCGACGTCACCAGCGACGCTCACGTCGCCGGGCCGGATCACCAGTGGAACCTGGATGTGCCAACGGATCCGCTCTACGTCACCGGTGACGATGCCCGGTTGCACCAGGTGGTGGCCAACCTGCTGGCCAACGCTCGCACTCACACTCCGCCCGGGACATCGGTGACGCTGTCGCTGCATGCTGAGCCGGACGAGGCGGTACTGCGGGTGTCCGATGACGGTCCGGGCATTCCGGCCGAGTTGCAGTCGGAGGTGTTCGAGCGCTTCGCCCGCGGCGATACGTCGCGATCCCGCAAGGGCGGGTCCACCGGACTGGGTCTGGCGATCGCGTCGGCGGTGGTGCGGGCGCATAGCGGCAGCATCGAACTGCGCAGCGTGCCTGGCTGGACCGAATTCACAGTGCGGTTACCGCGGGCTGTCGAATCGTGA
- a CDS encoding glycosyltransferase family 39 protein produces the protein MIRARHHGGLAVLLLATAVLYVWDLGASGWANPFYSAAAQAGSESWTAWLFGSSDAANAITVDKTPAALWVTGLSARLFGVNPWSILLPQALAGVAAVAVLYVAVRRVSGPWAGLFAGAVLALTPAAALMFRFNNPDALLVLSLVVAAYFTQRALDRNAAWWWLPLAGAAVGVGFLAKMLQAFLVLPALAVVFLFAADVPIRSRLVRLAAAVGALVVSAGWYLLLVALWPADARPYIGGSQHNSILELALGYNGLGRLTGEETGGLGNLNHDAGWTRLFGPEMGTYIAWLVPAAVFAIIAGLVITRRAPRTDLTRAALLLWGGWLVVTAVVFSFANGILHAYYSVALAPAVGAGLAIGTTLLWRRRGDVRAATTLSGIVVITAVLAYILLQRNSQWLPWLRVSVVVIAIASSLLLLVVGRLPRRVGTAVGVLALVAALAGPVAFSLATVAAPHSGAIPSVGPSGGSGGPPGGLFDAPKPGIELTAALRRDADEYTWVAAAVGSSNAAGYQLATGLPVMAVGGFNGTDPAPTLEQFQSYVAQRRIHWFVESGMPGFGFGNRSGSDAAEQIQRWVSANFTPREVDGVTVYDLSQGFTAAT, from the coding sequence GTGATCCGCGCCCGACATCACGGCGGGCTGGCGGTTCTACTGCTCGCGACGGCCGTGCTCTACGTGTGGGACCTCGGTGCCAGTGGCTGGGCCAACCCGTTCTATTCCGCTGCCGCCCAAGCTGGTTCGGAGAGCTGGACGGCCTGGTTGTTCGGGTCCAGCGACGCTGCCAACGCCATCACCGTCGACAAGACCCCCGCGGCGCTGTGGGTGACGGGGTTGTCGGCGCGGCTGTTCGGTGTCAATCCATGGAGCATCCTGCTGCCGCAGGCGCTGGCCGGGGTGGCTGCGGTGGCGGTGTTGTACGTCGCGGTGCGACGGGTCAGCGGGCCGTGGGCGGGCTTGTTCGCCGGTGCGGTTCTGGCATTGACTCCGGCGGCGGCGCTGATGTTCCGGTTCAACAATCCCGATGCACTACTGGTGCTTTCGCTCGTTGTCGCCGCCTACTTCACGCAGCGCGCGCTGGACCGCAACGCGGCTTGGTGGTGGCTGCCGCTGGCCGGTGCCGCGGTTGGAGTCGGCTTCTTGGCCAAGATGCTCCAGGCGTTCTTGGTGCTGCCCGCCCTTGCCGTCGTGTTCCTGTTCGCCGCCGACGTACCCATCAGGAGCCGATTGGTACGGCTCGCCGCCGCGGTCGGCGCCTTGGTCGTGTCGGCCGGCTGGTATCTGCTCTTGGTCGCGCTGTGGCCGGCCGATGCGCGGCCCTACATCGGCGGTTCGCAGCACAACTCAATTCTGGAATTGGCGCTGGGCTACAACGGTCTGGGTCGGCTCACCGGCGAGGAGACCGGGGGGCTGGGCAACCTCAATCATGACGCCGGCTGGACGCGGCTGTTCGGCCCTGAAATGGGCACGTATATCGCGTGGCTGGTACCCGCCGCGGTCTTTGCGATCATCGCCGGCCTGGTGATCACCCGGCGGGCACCGCGCACCGACCTCACCCGTGCGGCGCTGCTGCTGTGGGGCGGGTGGCTGGTCGTCACCGCGGTGGTGTTCAGTTTCGCCAACGGCATCCTGCATGCGTACTACTCCGTTGCACTGGCCCCCGCAGTCGGCGCCGGTCTGGCGATCGGCACGACTCTGCTGTGGCGGCGTCGCGGTGATGTCCGGGCTGCCACCACGCTTTCCGGGATCGTCGTGATCACCGCGGTTCTGGCCTATATTCTGCTGCAACGGAATTCGCAGTGGCTGCCTTGGCTTCGAGTATCTGTTGTGGTCATCGCGATAGCCAGCTCGCTCCTTCTGTTGGTGGTGGGGCGTCTGCCCCGGCGGGTGGGCACTGCGGTGGGCGTGCTGGCCCTCGTCGCCGCGCTGGCCGGGCCGGTCGCCTTCTCACTGGCCACCGTCGCCGCACCGCACAGTGGCGCCATCCCGTCCGTCGGCCCCTCGGGGGGGAGCGGCGGACCGCCGGGCGGATTGTTCGACGCGCCCAAGCCCGGCATCGAGCTGACGGCGGCGTTGCGCCGAGACGCCGACGAATACACCTGGGTTGCTGCCGCCGTCGGATCGAGTAACGCTGCCGGATATCAGCTGGCCACGGGCTTGCCGGTGATGGCTGTCGGCGGCTTCAACGGCACCGACCCCGCCCCTACCCTCGAGCAGTTCCAGTCCTATGTCGCGCAGCGGCGTATCCACTGGTTCGTGGAGAGCGGCATGCCTGGATTCGGGTTCGGTAACCGCTCTGGCAGCGACGCCGCCGAGCAGATCCAACGCTGGGTCAGCGCGAATTTCACCCCTCGCGAGGTAGACGGCGTGACCGTCTACGACCTGTCGCAAGGATTCACAGCGGCCACATAG
- a CDS encoding glycosyltransferase, with protein MTITDVRVARRRNAALIASDRGVPVLDVVVPVYNEEVALADSIHRLYRHLSEDFPFSFRITIADNASIDATPAVAAKLADELPEVRSVRLEQKGRGRALHAVWSTSDAPVLAYMDVDLSTDLAALSPLVAPLVSGHSDLAIGTRLGRGSRVVRGAKREIISRCYNLILRSTLSAKFSDAQCGFKAIRADVAAELLPHVEDTGWFFDTELLVLAERSGLRIHEVPVDWVDDPDSRVDIVATAVADLKGIARLLKGFGTGQIPVQAIGAQFGNQAGAPKSLLNQGVRFAAIGIASTLAYLVLFLLLRPIGPQGANLVALLVTAIANTAANRRFTFGVRGRAGVARHQFEGFVVFGIGLALTSGALALLHLLGEPHRVIELLVLIAANLMATVVRFVLLRGWVFHPRRTGQTVGAK; from the coding sequence ATGACCATCACCGACGTCCGCGTGGCACGCCGACGCAACGCAGCCCTGATCGCTTCCGACCGCGGCGTGCCCGTGCTCGACGTCGTGGTGCCGGTCTACAACGAGGAGGTCGCGCTGGCCGACTCGATTCACCGGCTGTACCGCCACCTGAGCGAGGACTTTCCGTTCTCGTTCCGGATCACCATCGCCGACAACGCCAGCATCGACGCCACCCCAGCGGTCGCCGCCAAGCTGGCCGACGAACTGCCCGAGGTGCGCTCGGTGCGCCTCGAGCAGAAGGGCCGGGGGCGGGCGCTGCACGCGGTGTGGTCGACCTCGGATGCGCCGGTGCTGGCCTACATGGACGTCGACCTGTCGACCGACCTGGCGGCGCTGTCACCGCTGGTGGCCCCGCTGGTGTCCGGGCATTCCGACCTCGCGATCGGCACTCGGTTGGGCCGCGGTTCCCGGGTCGTGCGTGGGGCGAAGCGGGAGATCATCTCGCGTTGCTACAACCTGATCCTGCGCTCGACGTTGTCCGCGAAGTTCAGCGATGCCCAGTGCGGATTCAAGGCGATCCGCGCCGACGTCGCTGCCGAGCTGCTGCCCCACGTCGAGGACACCGGCTGGTTCTTCGACACCGAGCTGCTGGTGCTGGCCGAACGCAGCGGCCTGCGGATCCACGAGGTTCCCGTTGACTGGGTCGACGATCCGGATAGCCGGGTGGACATCGTGGCCACCGCAGTCGCCGACTTGAAGGGAATCGCTCGTTTGCTCAAAGGTTTCGGTACCGGCCAGATCCCGGTCCAGGCGATCGGCGCCCAGTTCGGCAATCAGGCCGGGGCACCGAAGTCGCTGCTGAATCAGGGCGTGCGATTCGCGGCTATCGGCATCGCATCCACCCTGGCCTATCTGGTGCTGTTCCTGCTGTTGCGTCCGATCGGACCGCAGGGCGCGAACCTGGTCGCCCTGCTGGTGACCGCGATCGCCAACACCGCGGCCAACCGGCGGTTCACCTTCGGGGTCCGTGGCCGTGCCGGCGTCGCGCGGCATCAGTTCGAGGGGTTCGTCGTCTTCGGTATCGGACTTGCCCTGACCAGCGGTGCACTGGCTCTGTTGCACCTGCTTGGCGAGCCGCACCGCGTCATCGAACTGCTGGTGCTGATCGCGGCCAACTTGATGGCCACCGTCGTCCGCTTCGTGCTGCTGCGCGGCTGGGTGTTCCACCCCCGTCGCACCGGCCAGACTGTTGGAGCCAAGTAA
- a CDS encoding ArnT family glycosyltransferase — MTVLVEHAETPVSAQPQEAPESARPRWVRPALFALLAVTAALYLWGLSAAGWANDYYAAAVQAGTQSWKALLFGSIDAGNAITVDKPPAALWVMALSGRLFGFGTLSMLVPEALMGVASVALVYGAVRRVSGYGAGLLAGAALALTPVAALMFRFNNPDALLVLLMVVAGYCVIRALDGKATTRWIALAGVAIGFAFLAKLLQALLVTPALALVVLVAIPGSVWQRLRDLAVGLVAIVVSAGWYLALVSLWPSDSRPYIGGSTNNSLLQLTLGYNGLGRVFGGDGNPGGSSGGGPSEGPGPGGGMFGGSTGITRMFDASMGTEISWLLPAALIGLVAGLWFTRRAPRTDHTRAALLLWGGWLLVTAVVLSFMKGIMHPYYTIALAPAIAAVIAISVRELWRGKQFVASRIVLAAMLMGTGVWNFILLDRTPEWLPWLRWAVLAGSIVVAAVLLAGGHRLGRWTVVLAAAGLLIGLGASAAYTVETVATSHSGSIPTSGPPRSDSGMGFGGPGGPGGQRASDNAELKTMLTQADNRWAAATIGSMSASPLELSTGASVMSIGGFGGGDNSPTLEQFQSYVAAGQVHYFIVSDGPGGGHHGPGGDSGAGTQITKWVQQHFTATDVGGTEVYDLTVPN; from the coding sequence ATGACTGTGCTCGTTGAACACGCAGAAACGCCGGTATCGGCGCAGCCGCAGGAGGCGCCAGAGTCTGCGCGGCCGCGATGGGTGCGGCCGGCGCTGTTCGCACTGCTCGCCGTGACCGCGGCGCTCTACCTGTGGGGTTTGAGTGCCGCCGGGTGGGCCAACGATTACTACGCGGCCGCTGTGCAGGCCGGCACGCAGAGCTGGAAAGCGCTGCTGTTCGGTTCGATCGACGCCGGCAACGCGATCACGGTGGACAAGCCGCCCGCCGCGTTGTGGGTGATGGCGCTGTCCGGACGGCTCTTCGGGTTCGGCACACTGTCGATGCTGGTGCCCGAAGCCTTGATGGGTGTGGCCTCCGTGGCGCTGGTATACGGCGCGGTGCGCCGTGTCAGCGGTTACGGGGCAGGCCTGCTGGCCGGCGCGGCGCTGGCGCTGACTCCGGTGGCGGCGTTGATGTTTCGCTTCAACAACCCGGACGCACTGCTGGTGCTGCTCATGGTGGTCGCCGGCTACTGCGTGATCCGTGCGCTGGACGGCAAGGCCACCACCCGCTGGATCGCCCTGGCCGGTGTCGCAATCGGATTCGCGTTCCTGGCCAAACTCCTGCAGGCCCTGCTGGTCACGCCCGCACTTGCCCTGGTGGTGCTGGTCGCCATTCCGGGAAGCGTGTGGCAGCGGCTGCGTGACCTCGCGGTCGGCCTGGTTGCGATCGTGGTCTCGGCCGGCTGGTACCTGGCCTTGGTGAGTTTGTGGCCCAGCGACTCTCGGCCCTACATCGGCGGCTCCACCAATAACAGCCTGTTGCAGCTGACTCTTGGCTACAACGGCCTGGGCCGGGTGTTCGGCGGCGACGGCAACCCGGGCGGCAGTTCCGGCGGGGGCCCCAGCGAGGGCCCCGGCCCGGGTGGCGGGATGTTTGGCGGGTCGACTGGCATCACCCGGATGTTCGACGCCTCGATGGGCACTGAGATCTCTTGGCTGCTGCCCGCCGCCTTGATCGGGCTGGTGGCAGGACTGTGGTTCACCCGGCGGGCGCCACGCACCGACCACACCCGCGCGGCGCTGCTGCTGTGGGGAGGCTGGTTGCTGGTCACCGCGGTGGTGCTCAGCTTCATGAAGGGGATCATGCACCCCTACTACACGATTGCCCTGGCACCGGCGATCGCCGCGGTGATCGCCATCAGCGTTCGAGAACTGTGGCGTGGCAAGCAGTTTGTGGCGTCTCGGATAGTGCTGGCGGCCATGCTCATGGGCACCGGCGTGTGGAACTTCATCCTGCTCGATCGCACTCCCGAGTGGCTGCCCTGGCTGCGATGGGCGGTGCTGGCCGGCTCGATCGTGGTCGCCGCGGTGTTGCTGGCCGGCGGACATCGCCTCGGTCGTTGGACGGTTGTGCTGGCCGCGGCGGGTCTGCTCATCGGTCTCGGCGCTAGCGCTGCCTACACGGTGGAGACCGTGGCGACCAGCCACAGCGGCTCGATTCCGACCTCGGGCCCGCCCCGCTCCGATAGCGGTATGGGCTTCGGCGGCCCCGGTGGCCCTGGTGGACAACGGGCATCCGATAATGCCGAACTCAAGACGATGCTCACCCAGGCCGATAATCGTTGGGCCGCAGCGACTATCGGGTCCATGAGTGCGAGCCCGCTGGAGTTGAGTACTGGCGCCTCGGTCATGTCGATCGGTGGCTTCGGTGGTGGCGACAACTCGCCGACACTGGAGCAATTCCAGTCCTACGTGGCCGCGGGACAGGTCCACTACTTCATCGTGAGCGACGGCCCCGGTGGCGGCCACCATGGGCCCGGCGGCGACTCGGGTGCGGGCACTCAGATCACCAAGTGGGTGCAACAGCACTTCACCGCAACCGATGTGGGCGGCACCGAGGTATACGACCTGACTGTTCCGAACTGA